Proteins encoded by one window of Cyprinus carpio isolate SPL01 chromosome B6, ASM1834038v1, whole genome shotgun sequence:
- the LOC109095746 gene encoding DBIRD complex subunit ZNF326-like isoform X2 produces the protein MFPSSADNSGKCYSQPLFGSFASSESLETKGSDRYGAYESFGLGSLNTEDAESVFDNSNKDYSDTCSSTWGADVLSNWDRPLVMSSQRSRSPFLDSGRESQYSTSNLSDSSSLYSPSHSRPTPIGSRGRDMHPYVQRNYSGRGAVVPEAKGQDCSSQNPSICIERYYSKSAALVFRGTKRKMMEPVPPCKKVKKKRIVRATPSIISIVGPHISKDSCISSETKEINKEHELGKKVRAREKRRRRREKNHEKYGDKHRWAFTCAFCKFHTFEDKDIEKHFGSTYHTETLDYIRRQAKLDDKVISFLHDCMVHKFHKTASTLHKLKFSCGRSKDEWAKIMEGVTEEDYMRRMEVVYCAACDIHIPVVFSSVQQHLHSLTHIKSKVAYTEQLKRDSVVTAKAIINNDNVKVRYEKYMKGEDPFAIDASDTSSDSQDPEKSDEEDEENSDS, from the exons ATGTTCCCATCATCAGCTGACAATTCAG GGAAATGCTACAGTCAGCCATTATTTGGATCGTTTGCATCCTCTGAGTCCTTGGAGACCAAAGGCTCTGACAG ATATGGTGCCTATGAATCTTTCGGACTTGGGTCCTTGAACACTGAAGATGCTGAAAGCGTTTTTGATAATTCTAATAAAGATTACAGTGACACCTGTTCATCCACTTGGGGAGCAGACGTCTTGTCAAACTGGGACAGGCCCCTAGTCATGTCTTCCCAAAGGTCCAGGTCTCCGTTTTTGGACAGCGGCAGAGAGAGTCAGTACTCAACATCCAACCTCTCCGATTCCTCCAGCCTGTACTCTCCTTCACACTCTCGGCCAACGCCGATTGGCTCACGGGGCAGAGACATGCACCCATACGTGCAAAGAAACTACAGCGGAAGAGGTGCTGTTGTACCTGAGGCCAAAGGACAAGAT TGCTCTAGTCAGAACCCGTCTATTTGCATAGAGAGATACTACTCAAaatcagctgctttggtgtttcGAGGGACCAAGAGGAAGATGATGGAACCAGTACCTCCTTGCaagaaggttaaaaaaaagaggATAGTAAGAGCAACTCCCAGCATAATCAGCATTGTGG gACCACACATTTCAAAG GACAGTTGTATTTCTTCCGAAACcaaggaaataaataaagagcATG AGCTTGGTAAGAAAGTTCGAGCCAGAGAGAAGCGCAGAAGACGACGAGagaagaatcatgaaaaatatggAGATAAGCACAG GTGGGCTTTTACATGTGCTTTTTGTAAATTCCACACATTTGAAGACAAAGACATTGAGAAACACTTTGGAAGCACGTATCACACAGAGACTCTTGACTATATACGACGGCAAGCCAAATTGGATGACAAGGTCATCAGTTTTTTGCAT GATTGCATGGTTCACAAGTTTCATAAAACTGCCTCTACCCTACACAAACTTAAGTTTTCCTGTGGACGAAGCAAAGATGAATGGGCAAAGATAATGGAAG GTGTGACAGAAGAGGACTACATGAGAAGGATGGAGGTGGTTTACTGTGCTGCATGTGACATTCACATTCCTGTGGTTTTCAGCTCTGTACAGCAACAtcttcattcactcactcacatcaaGAGCAAAGTG GCTTATACGGAGCAGTTAAAAAGAGACAGCGTGGTCACAGCTAaagcaataataaataatgataatgtgaAGGTGCGCTATGAGAAGTACATGAAG GGAGAGGACCCATTTGCAATCGATGCCAGTGACACAAGTTCTGATTCTCAGGATCCTGAGAAATCTGATGAGGAAGACGAAGAAAATAGTGACTCATAA
- the LOC109095746 gene encoding DBIRD complex subunit ZNF326-like isoform X1 encodes MFPSSADNSGKCYSQPLFGSFASSESLETKGSDRYGAYESFGLGSLNTEDAESVFDNSNKDYSDTCSSTWGADVLSNWDRPLVMSSQRSRSPFLDSGRESQYSTSNLSDSSSLYSPSHSRPTPIGSRGRDMHPYVQRNYSGRGAVVPEAKGQDVGCSSQNPSICIERYYSKSAALVFRGTKRKMMEPVPPCKKVKKKRIVRATPSIISIVGPHISKDSCISSETKEINKEHELGKKVRAREKRRRRREKNHEKYGDKHRWAFTCAFCKFHTFEDKDIEKHFGSTYHTETLDYIRRQAKLDDKVISFLHDCMVHKFHKTASTLHKLKFSCGRSKDEWAKIMEGVTEEDYMRRMEVVYCAACDIHIPVVFSSVQQHLHSLTHIKSKVAYTEQLKRDSVVTAKAIINNDNVKVRYEKYMKGEDPFAIDASDTSSDSQDPEKSDEEDEENSDS; translated from the exons ATGTTCCCATCATCAGCTGACAATTCAG GGAAATGCTACAGTCAGCCATTATTTGGATCGTTTGCATCCTCTGAGTCCTTGGAGACCAAAGGCTCTGACAG ATATGGTGCCTATGAATCTTTCGGACTTGGGTCCTTGAACACTGAAGATGCTGAAAGCGTTTTTGATAATTCTAATAAAGATTACAGTGACACCTGTTCATCCACTTGGGGAGCAGACGTCTTGTCAAACTGGGACAGGCCCCTAGTCATGTCTTCCCAAAGGTCCAGGTCTCCGTTTTTGGACAGCGGCAGAGAGAGTCAGTACTCAACATCCAACCTCTCCGATTCCTCCAGCCTGTACTCTCCTTCACACTCTCGGCCAACGCCGATTGGCTCACGGGGCAGAGACATGCACCCATACGTGCAAAGAAACTACAGCGGAAGAGGTGCTGTTGTACCTGAGGCCAAAGGACAAGATGTAGGG TGCTCTAGTCAGAACCCGTCTATTTGCATAGAGAGATACTACTCAAaatcagctgctttggtgtttcGAGGGACCAAGAGGAAGATGATGGAACCAGTACCTCCTTGCaagaaggttaaaaaaaagaggATAGTAAGAGCAACTCCCAGCATAATCAGCATTGTGG gACCACACATTTCAAAG GACAGTTGTATTTCTTCCGAAACcaaggaaataaataaagagcATG AGCTTGGTAAGAAAGTTCGAGCCAGAGAGAAGCGCAGAAGACGACGAGagaagaatcatgaaaaatatggAGATAAGCACAG GTGGGCTTTTACATGTGCTTTTTGTAAATTCCACACATTTGAAGACAAAGACATTGAGAAACACTTTGGAAGCACGTATCACACAGAGACTCTTGACTATATACGACGGCAAGCCAAATTGGATGACAAGGTCATCAGTTTTTTGCAT GATTGCATGGTTCACAAGTTTCATAAAACTGCCTCTACCCTACACAAACTTAAGTTTTCCTGTGGACGAAGCAAAGATGAATGGGCAAAGATAATGGAAG GTGTGACAGAAGAGGACTACATGAGAAGGATGGAGGTGGTTTACTGTGCTGCATGTGACATTCACATTCCTGTGGTTTTCAGCTCTGTACAGCAACAtcttcattcactcactcacatcaaGAGCAAAGTG GCTTATACGGAGCAGTTAAAAAGAGACAGCGTGGTCACAGCTAaagcaataataaataatgataatgtgaAGGTGCGCTATGAGAAGTACATGAAG GGAGAGGACCCATTTGCAATCGATGCCAGTGACACAAGTTCTGATTCTCAGGATCCTGAGAAATCTGATGAGGAAGACGAAGAAAATAGTGACTCATAA